From the genome of Procambarus clarkii isolate CNS0578487 chromosome 83, FALCON_Pclarkii_2.0, whole genome shotgun sequence, one region includes:
- the LOC138358356 gene encoding uncharacterized protein, with protein sequence MLVALVIVVVVLALLVALVELRNGAAAAAAAAVTAAPIVATLTTVAVASNVDATPTVVTVTTVAPSVSTVLTVAGDSTVATVITVIAAPTVGTVATVAAAACWSRNIREKEIIDETLIIYH encoded by the exons ATGTTGGTGGcgctggtgatagtggtggtggtgctggcgctGTTAGTAGCACTGGTGGAGCTTAGAAATGGTG ctgctgcagctgctgctgctgctgttactgctgctcctATTGTAGCAACTCTtactactgttgctgttgcttctaaTGTTGATGCTACTCCTACTGTAGTAACtgttactactgttgctccatctGTATCAACTGTCCTTACTGTTGCTGGTGATAGTACTGTAGCAACTGTTATTACTGTTATTGCTGCTCCTACTGTAGgaactgttgctactgttgctgctgctgcttgttggAGCCGTAATATTAGAGAAAAAGAGATCATTGACGAAACGCTTATAATATATCACTGA